GGCGGGCTGTAGAGCTGAAATATGGAAACCTAAGTCGTGTGTCTCTTGCAACCCATGCCTGCCTTTATGGCACGAAGTATTCAGAGGGTATGTTTCTGTCCGTGGGGCACACCAGTGGCCTGCCTGACTTTGGGAAGCTGGTTAAAATTCTAGTTGTGTCCAGCAAAGTGTCTTTCTTCATAGAACCATATCATGCATGGTACATGGAGCACCTGCGGAGTTATGAGTTGATGAAAAAACAGTCTTCTGAACTGGTGATTGTGGAATTACATGAACTAAATGGATATCAACCCCTGTATCCATACACAAAAGCAGGCAAACTGATCGTGACATCAAAAGTTTTTCTTCATTAAGGTATAGTTGagctgttattttactttaaatggcgttcctctccttcctctgaaaAACATATGCAATATGTCCATAAgcgtaaaaacatgttttaaacagaatgtttattaatgtttctttattgttcattttgtcttttcttacattcttttttttttctcatcaccAGGGAAGTCGTGAGAGTTCCTCAATTGCAAGATGCTGTTGCGTGTGATCATTTCAGCACAGGACATTAGAAAGCTCCGCTTGGACTCTGTTCCAGATTCGGTTCACAGCCTGAAACTGGtgttgaaaaacaaactgcagttaCGCTCTCCATTTGACCTTCAATATGAAGATGAGGATTTCAAAGACTTCTGTAACCTCACGTGTGTTGACGATCTACCGAAAGACAAGGTGACATTGCAAGTCGTTTTCTGCCCTGTCTCTTCGGACTCAAGTTTGGACACTTTAAGCTCTGCTGTACCATCATCTCCGACAGCATCCTCTTCAGCTCATTCATCATCTCCGACGACGTCCTCTTCATTGAGCAGCCAAACGGAGGGCTTTGCGGGTCAGCGTTCACAGCACTGGCCAACTCATTTTCCCATTCCCACCTTCTCATATGATGTTGAGCTGAGGCTCAGGCAGGGCAATGGTGCTTTTAAAGAAAGTGGAGCACTTCTATCCATTTCAAGGGACATGAAGTCTGAGATTCTGCTCAAACTTGCTGAAACAATATATTCATTCATGACCTACCCTACACTTGAACATTATGGATGTGTAGCCAAGGCACTTGTTGAAAAACACCCTTGCCTTACAGAACCTGGCTCCACATCTGGATGGTATGGATGGAAACACAGCATAAAGTTTAAGATGGGCAATTACAGACAGAAATTAAAAGCTGTGGGCTGCCGAGAACTGGAGGTTAATTCTGAGAAAAGAGGTGCTGGGGACACGCGAGGGAAGAGAAACAAAGTCAAGAAACCTAGACGGTCTGAAACAAATTTTCTTCCAGATCTCCCCCAGGGAAGAGACAGCAGAAGTCTTGAAGAAGATAGAGAAAAGATGGTCCAGGAGATGAGAAAAACAACCCCAAACCTAGCCTACATCGATAATGCAATGAATGCCACATATGCACTGAGAAGACAGGAGATCGTTGAAGAGGAGCCACCTGTGGCCGAAATGAGAGTAAGATGGCCTGCCCTTTTTACTGAAAGACAGGTAAAATGTGTAGTTTTTCTTAGCCATTGCAAAGTAGTAATGTTGTATTGTGTATATTGCAGGGCTCTATGCTAACATTCCTCCCATTGAGCACATGTGCTCCTAAAGTGAAATATTTGggagtcaaataaaaaattgtttatGTAACGCTTAAATAATGTTTGGGTCAAGCGTGAcccatttttacatttgataaCAGTAAAAAAGATCCTCAACAATTCACCTTATACCTGTAAATTGATGACTTCGGATGTGACCCATTGCGATATTATACCGAAAGTCTCGCGATAATTATGCGATATTTTGTTTGCGTTGCATCTCGCCTGACATGTACCCAAAGAGTATAGAAGCAACAAGAGGAGAAACTCAACAAAACGTTGTGCTGCATTCAGTCCAAGATGGCTGCGCTGCACTCAATGGAATGTTCCATTGCAAGCTGTCAGTTGTAGTGCTGAAATGTGAAAATTTAGGTGACTTTTAATTTGAACTAAAACTAATCTTACTTCTCTACATAGATCGTCAAGGAATTCACCAGGCTCATGTCAATGGACATCAATAAGTTCTATGAGGGTCTTGACAGCCATCTGCATAAACTTCTTCAGTTATTCCGGTTGAAGCGCTTTGAGGAAGTTCAAGAAATGACATCCTTAATGGAGAGTCTCGACAAGGATGTAAGTGCatatttgttgtagttgtgGTCCACATTAATAGTGCAACCCCACTGAGGAAAGTGACCCAGATGTAGATTATGACATAGTAAACTTCCTCTAATTAATGTGCTTGGATAAGGACTTTGATACGTACTGAATGAATAAGAAATGGCTCCgtaagatggaggagatggagagaaactaTGGGTTTGTTGAATATAACCTGCCTGTGAGAAGGTCAGAGTTTAAGTTACCTCTTTGAACTGAAAGCTAAGTTTCCGTCATTTGAGGGTTGACAAAAATCAGAGTTCTAATATCAACTAATTTCACATATCGTGTTTTTTCAGGCATCAAACCAAAGGAAGAGAGCAGCAGCTTTGCAGGGACTGCCATGGTACATGAAGGAAAATCCTTCTACATTGATGAAGAGATGTGAGGTAAGCAGCAAAATATTGTTCAATGATATAAAAACTAGTTCACAATAGGCATATCACATATGCATATCACTTCAGGCATCCTCTGTGTGGATACACTATATAGCAAAACATGTCTAAAGCACaggcacctttttgttttttgtttgttcatgcatGAAGCCAACAGATCCTGGGGAGGACGTCATCAAGGGAATGGTGATTGGAATCCTCTTGGTCGTTGAAGATGTGAAGGAGCCCCTTCCAGTTTCCTACAACGATGTTGCCATCGTCATCGAGGAAAAGATTGTCATGCGTCATCTCGGTGATGTACCCAACGCTTTTGTGAACCTGATGGGCCTGCTGTACATGCTGAACCTTGACTATCCAAAAGACATTAAATATACTTTTGAGGTGATTCAGCGCCTGTTCATGGGAATCGAGTCTGAGATCTGCACTCCCAGAGTCCGCTCTCTAAAGAATAAACTGCTACGCTAGAGGGATGGCTCAGGAGGATGTTTCTGCATTTGGCCctgaggaagtgtttttttttgccatttgttcACTATGTAgtaagaggaaaagaaatgtaaagtcCTTCTGTGGGTCAcaagttttttatgttttcatgttctaaCCGATCTCTATTGCTCTGTGGAGGAAATGTCTCTTCCAGACACTAATGCAGACGTTAATGTTGTAGACCAAACATGAACAGAGTGGAGATTTCAGTAATGTTTGAACGTGTTCATTTTCTGGCTGACACTTGAGCAAGTTTCTCAGAGAGAGATTCCTATTTTGTATGTATATCTTGCTGCATTTTACTGAACATTCCCTTAGAATGGATCAAGATGTAGATGTTGATAAAGTCATTTAGAGagtttggtttttttcccctcaaagaAAGGAtgctctttattttaattttgttcttACAAGTGGGACACAGTGTAACTTCAGTTTTTGACCAGCCCTGAAAGAGTTCTCGTTTTTTACACCGTTTAGTAAGCGATGAAATCGATTGCCCTTCTGTGGGTCACCCCACCTTGTTTTCATGTACTGACTTATTTCAAAAGTATTAATCCATGTGATGTTACAGAGAAATTGTCAAGAGTGGACATTTCagtaatgtttgaatgttttcattttcagcaaGTTTCTgagatttgttttggttttttatgAATCTTTTTGCAATTTACTGCAGCAACTCTGAAGATTAAAGTGATGGTTCGGAGTAATTTCATCCTAGGGTCCTTTGCACCATGACCGCGAGCCAAACACCCCCAGCTGAatagctgggggggggtgtttggctcGCGGTCATGGTGCAAAGGACCCTAGGATGAAATTACTCCGAACCATCACTTTAACTCAGAATGGACTCAGTTGAACTCAGAGTTATTGTTTTTCCCCGAAGGAAGGGTGCTcttatttttatgtaataaattattatttatgtgtGGGACAGTTTAATTTCAGTTTGAGCAGCCCAAAGCAAAAGTGTGTTAGAGGGTGTTAAGGCTAACTTTGTCCCAAGGACATCAATTGACACTTATTTTGAAGCAAGCCTAGTTGAAGTTGGACTTGTTGGGATTTTAATAAAGGTCCTTATTGAATTGTCTTTTaagctatttttttcatgtgttaatatttaagtttgactgTCAAATAATAATGTTTCCCCAACTTGATAAAGTAAGTTATACCAACATCTTTTTTAGTTCTCTTAAAGTAATGTTTTCCACTCCACATTACTTGATACAGAAAGTTAAGTCAACAAATCGTGAGTTGTATCAATTATGTATTCCATGTTGAGCTAACTTGATTCACAGTTGAAGGAActtgataaaatacatttaaccaACATCTCTTAAAGTTATctcaaataatattttcagGTCCAACTTACTTAATACAGGAAGTTGAGTCAACAGACTGCAAGTTGCATCAACTCCTGTTTTGAAGTGTGATAAACTTGACACTATTAGTTGACTCAAATTAACTCGGTCAAAGCAACAAGATGACTTGATATAGTTAAGTTGAGTCaacaaatttttttttacagtgtgggGAGGCTGGCAGGGGACATTTTGAGATaactctctcttttcttcttttttattcaaCCCAGATTCCACCACTAAAGTTTAACCCGAAGCCAAATCCAAccctttgttttgtcttttaacgATACGTGTTTGCTGCTAAATAATGAATGTTCTGAACCTTTAAGGCACACGGGCCAAAAGAAAATCAGGACAACCTAGATAACGCCTAATATGTTGCAATGTGGTGTTCATATTTGATTTGAGATCATGACGCACACAAACTGGTCTCatacatatactatatatatatatatatatatatatatatatatatatatatatatatatatatatatgtatatataccgCATGCAGTCAGGCATGCCTGAGAAGATGAGCAGGATGCATCTTCCTCTGGTGTTTTATGTGGATAATACGTCGGTCACTACACGGTGCGGCTGTAGCTGTAGTCTGAAATCTTTTCCTGCCTTTGTGAGGCTGCAGAGCTTCATCAATCTGCCTGTTCGATTGTTTGTttaaggaagagaagaagaaaaaaaaaaaaggatcagtcCGTATTGCTGGATTCTCACCTCCACCTCTGGGCTTTGGCAGGCTGCTCGGCGGTGGACGTCGATTGTTCGAGCCTGCAGCAGAACACAGCCGTGTGACGACGATCTGTATTGTTCCCTTAATTTCTTCTCTGGGATTTCCTCTTaccagagagcccccccccctcctttccacCTCCCACCCGCCCATCCTATTCAATGCACAGCCCTCAAtcatccctccctctgtctgaaGGCCCTTGCCAAACTCTCTGGCACATGAAAACAATTGTTCTTGCATGTCGAAGGAGACGCAGCCGTCTCCTCAGACGGGATTTTCTCCCCCTCGCAGacagcccctcctccccctcctcctccccctcctcctccccctcctcctcctcctcctccttttggaAAAGTGGTCGTGTTCAGTAATGTCGGAAGCGAGGTATCGGAGACCTTAACCACAAAAGAGACTCAGGACCATTAATATCTTTGACATGCGGGTGGACCAAGGGGCCAGGGAGAGGTTGAAACCTGCTGAAACAGACTGTGAGAGCAGGAGATATTAAAATATGACCATGTGCCGGTTTGTCTCCAACATGAGGACTGCGCTCCCAGATGATGTTGAAAAAAGTGCTCTAAATCCTTCCCGCTCCTGGATCATCTAtctggctttttctttttctccttggcAAGGCAGAGACGGGAACACGTTTGAACAGTCCGAGCAGTGATTTGTGGTCAATCTGTGGAGATGTTTTCTCCGCGTTGCTCAACAGGAGCGTGTCCTCAACCCTTCCTCTGCCATTTGTGAGGAATGGgctgaaatgtttttctcaaataaCTCTCACAAAAGGTCAAATCCTACATTTTACACAGAAAATATAGTTAGAAATCCTCCGGAGACAATAGGTTGTGTAATTCTTTAATTTAATGTTGGGTTATTCACCAAAATCTATATGGCATAGTGGAAAGGTGTTAAAATCTACTCtacc
This sequence is a window from Pungitius pungitius chromosome 1, fPunPun2.1, whole genome shotgun sequence. Protein-coding genes within it:
- the LOC119217958 gene encoding uncharacterized protein LOC119217958 isoform X2, which codes for MSMDINKFYEGLDSHLHKLLQLFRLKRFEEVQEMTSLMESLDKDASNQRKRAAALQGLPWYMKENPSTLMKRCEPTDPGEDVIKGMVIGILLVVEDVKEPLPVSYNDVAIVIEEKIVMRHLGDVPNAFVNLMGLLYMLNLDYPKDIKYTFEVIQRLFMGIESEICTPRVRSLKNKLLR
- the LOC119217958 gene encoding sterile alpha motif domain-containing protein 3-like isoform X1 — its product is MLLRVIISAQDIRKLRLDSVPDSVHSLKLVLKNKLQLRSPFDLQYEDEDFKDFCNLTCVDDLPKDKVTLQVVFCPVSSDSSLDTLSSAVPSSPTASSSAHSSSPTTSSSLSSQTEGFAGQRSQHWPTHFPIPTFSYDVELRLRQGNGAFKESGALLSISRDMKSEILLKLAETIYSFMTYPTLEHYGCVAKALVEKHPCLTEPGSTSGWYGWKHSIKFKMGNYRQKLKAVGCRELEVNSEKRGAGDTRGKRNKVKKPRRSETNFLPDLPQGRDSRSLEEDREKMVQEMRKTTPNLAYIDNAMNATYALRRQEIVEEEPPVAEMRVRWPALFTERQIVKEFTRLMSMDINKFYEGLDSHLHKLLQLFRLKRFEEVQEMTSLMESLDKDASNQRKRAAALQGLPWYMKENPSTLMKRCEPTDPGEDVIKGMVIGILLVVEDVKEPLPVSYNDVAIVIEEKIVMRHLGDVPNAFVNLMGLLYMLNLDYPKDIKYTFEVIQRLFMGIESEICTPRVRSLKNKLLR